Proteins encoded together in one Bacteroidota bacterium window:
- the rnc gene encoding ribonuclease III: MAPSDTTDTTQGGLLLRLRHLASTLAKRLRALRRRSGSASDLSASGDEGCAVSRARIEAYVGRPVNDLSLYERALRHRSVLRGQTDSHLKSNERLEFLGDAVLGVIVGERLYDAFPDRNEGFLTRIRAKLVNGPMLASYAETLGLGDLLLLSPNMAQGEGRSNPTILADAFEAVLGAVYLDLGFDAARTFVFDLLDEHVDMDAVSTQRSNFKSMLLEHVQADGHTQPAYHVIAEEGPSHDRRFTVEVVVAGQALGVGRARSKKQAEQQAAHEALDRLREEQAEAALGAKQ, from the coding sequence GTGGCACCTTCTGATACGACTGACACGACGCAGGGCGGCCTCTTGCTCCGCCTCCGGCATCTCGCCTCTACCCTCGCCAAGCGGCTCCGCGCGCTTCGCCGGCGATCAGGCTCGGCGTCCGACCTGTCGGCTTCGGGCGACGAGGGCTGCGCCGTCTCCCGCGCCCGCATCGAGGCCTACGTCGGGCGGCCAGTGAACGACCTGTCGCTCTACGAGCGCGCGCTCCGCCACCGCTCCGTCCTGCGCGGCCAGACCGACAGCCACCTCAAGAGCAACGAGCGGCTCGAGTTCCTCGGCGACGCTGTCCTCGGCGTGATCGTCGGCGAGCGGCTCTACGACGCGTTCCCCGACCGAAACGAGGGCTTCCTGACCCGTATCCGGGCCAAGCTCGTCAACGGGCCCATGCTCGCCTCGTATGCCGAGACGCTCGGCCTCGGCGACCTGCTGCTGCTCTCGCCCAACATGGCCCAGGGCGAGGGCCGGAGCAACCCGACGATCCTCGCCGACGCCTTCGAGGCCGTCCTCGGCGCGGTCTACCTCGACCTCGGCTTCGACGCCGCCCGGACGTTCGTCTTCGACCTGCTCGACGAGCATGTGGACATGGACGCCGTCTCGACGCAGCGGAGCAACTTCAAGAGCATGCTGCTGGAGCACGTCCAGGCCGATGGGCACACGCAGCCCGCCTACCACGTCATCGCCGAGGAGGGGCCGAGCCACGACCGCCGCTTCACGGTCGAGGTGGTGGTGGCCGGCCAGGCGCTCGGCGTAGGCCGCGCCCGCTCGAAAAAGCAGGCCGAGCAGCAGGCCGCCCACGAAGCTCTGGACCGGCTCCGCGAAGAACAGGCGGAGGCGGCCCTCGGCGCGAAACAATAG